The following are encoded together in the Humulus lupulus chromosome 5, drHumLupu1.1, whole genome shotgun sequence genome:
- the LOC133778926 gene encoding uncharacterized protein LOC133778926: MGYTKAWRSREKALLLVRGNPDDSYQKLPIYLYILKQANPGIVTHLLTDNEDRFKYICIAFSNSIKASTLDPNNNIFDLAFGIADSENDNSWLWFFSKLRDTYGEHKGLAIVFDKHKSMENAVHIVYPNAFHGACMYHLLNNLKSKYGNHREELQMNFIAAAKAYTKTECEHYMRSLDRLDKHIRPYLEKAKYETWARSYSPTKRYTMMTSNIAKSLNVALKAARNLSTDILIECLRSLVQKWVWNNSNNANGTFTKVSTATENELRHDIVSKMKYEICN; the protein is encoded by the exons ATGGGATACACAAAAGCATGGAGATCAAGAGAAAAAGCTTTGCTTCTAGTAAGAGGGAACCCCGATGATTCATATCAAAAGTTGCCAATATATCTTTACATCTTGAAGCAAGCAAATCCAGGAATAGTAACACATCTACTCACAGATAATGAAGATAGATTCAAATACATATGCATAGctttctctaactcaatcaaag CATCAACATTAGATCCAAACAACAACATTTTTGACTTGGCTTTTGGAATAGCAGACTCAGAAAATGATAACTCTTGGCTTTGGTTCTTCTCCAAACTGAGAGACACATATGGAGAACACAAAG gATTGGCTATTGTTTTCGACAAACACAAGAGCATGGAGAATGCAGTACATATAGTGTACCCAAATGCGTTCCATGGAGCTTGCATGTATCACTTGCTCAATAATTTGAAAAGCAAGTATGGAAACCATAGAGAAGAGCTACAAATGAATTTCATTGCAGCAGCAAAAGCATACACAAAAACAGAATGTGAACACTACATGAGAAGTCTTGATAGACTTGACAAACACATTAGACCCTATTTAGAGAAAGCCAAGTATGAAACTTGGGCAAGATCATACTCTCCAACAAAAAGATACACCATGATGACATCAAACATCGCAAAATCGCTCAACGTTGCACTAAAAGCTGCAAGAAATCTCTCTACTGATATCTTGATTGAATGTCTTAGAAGTTTGGTTCAAAAGTGGGTTTGGAACAACTCAAATAATGCAAATGGAACATTCACAAAAGTGTCTACAGCAACAGAAAATGAGTTGAGACATGACATTGTTTCAAAAATGAAGTATGAGATATGCAACTAA
- the LOC133834586 gene encoding RNA polymerase sigma factor sigE, chloroplastic/mitochondrial: MGVVTVSSSASRTHLGLSTKFSTHRSTLKKPLIVAFKADKPNKTSLVSSHEPIILPIEPRKEIQNRVRKAKKPSNRVKATATDEASTSTMEVDYNEAAAKLENIFKLSPATTDADVDGADSLMSRGRRRKRKVSEGDGKTGKNTRDTTVVRNRTRKERLSLDKRIALKRAKEENEVVSIKKRKNSWKEKKNEEKEVVSVRNRKVDETEDEKIEKLVREYSASTDLVSLDWKKMKIPPVLPSTEHTWLFKLMQPLKELLKVQENLQSSMGREPTEGEIAEATNMSVAEVKKKMEVGRAARNKLIKHNLRLVLFVMNKYFQDFANGPKFQDLCQAGVKGLITAIDRFEPKRKFRLSTYGLFWIRHAIIRSMTVSSFTRVSFGLESVRVEIQKAKLQLMFELNRLPTEEEIVERVGISPERYNEVMRASKPVYSLHSRHAVTQEEFINSITDVEGVEGNDRRKPALLRLALDDVLDSLKPKESLVVRQRYGLDGKGDRTLGEIAGNLNISREMVRKHEVKALMKLKHPARVDYLRRYMV; encoded by the exons ATGGGAGTTGTGACAGTTTCTAGCTCAGCTTCTCGAACCCATCTTGGATTAAGCACAAAATTCTCAACTCATCGATCCACACTGAAGAAGCCCTTGATTGTGGCATTTAAAGCTGATAAGCCTAATAAAACATCCTTGGTTTCATCTCACGAACCAATAATTTTGCCCATTGAACCACGCAAGGAGATTCAGAACAGAGTTAGGAAAGCTAAAAAACCTTCAAATCGGGTGAAAGCTACAGCTACAGATGAAGCTTCTACTAGTACCATGGAAGTGGATTACAATGAGGCCGCGGCCAAGCTTGAAAACATTTTCAAGCTTAGTCCTGCAACGACAGATGCAGATGTGGATGGTGCTGATAGCTTAATGAGTAGAGGCCGAAGGAGGAAGAGAAAGGTTAGTGAAGGTGATGGCAAAACAGGTAAGAACACTAGGGACACTACTGTGGTTAGGAATCGTACAAGGAAGGAGAGATTGAGTCTTGATAAAAGGATTGCATTGAAAAGGGCAAAGGAAGAGAACGAGGTTGTTTCCATTAAAAAGAGAAAAAACAgttggaaagaaaagaaaaatgaagagaaagaGGTTGTTTCAGTTAGAAATAGAAAAGTTGATGAGACTGAAGATGAGAAGATTGAGAAGCTTGTGAGGGAGTATTCGGCCTCAACTGATTTGGTCAGCTTGGATTGGAAGAAAATGAAGATACCGCCAGTTCTTCCTTCTACGGAGCATACTTGGTTGTTCAAGTTAATGCAACCTTTAAAG GAACTCCTCAAAGTGCAAGAGAATTTGCAATCTTCTATGGGGAGAGAGCCAACGGAGGGTGAAATAGCTGAAGCAACCAATATGAGTGTGGctgaagttaaaaaaaaaatggaggtTGGCCGAGCTGCACGAAACAAGCTCATTAAG CACAACCTTCGACTTGTATTGTTTGTAATGAACAAATATTTTCAAGACTTTGCAAATGGTCCAAAATTTCAGGACCTCTGTCAGGCTGGAGTGAAGGGACTAATAACAGCAATTGATCGCTTCGAACCAAAAAGAAAATTCCGGCTTTCCACTTATGGGCTTTTCTGGATTAGGCATGCCATCATACGTTCCATGACAGTCTCAAGCTTTACCCGTGTTTCATTTGGTCTTGAATCT GTAAGGGTAGAAATTCAGAAGGCCAAGCTTCAGTTGATGTTTGAGCTCAACAGATTACCAACAGAAGAAGAAATAGTTGAGAGGGTTGGCATTTCCCCTGAGAGGTACAACGAAGTAATGAGGGCCTCAAAACCTGTTTACTCACTTCATTCAAGGCATGCAGTTACACAAGAAGAGTTCATCAACAGTATTACTGATGTCGAAGGTGTGGAAGGCAATGATCGACGAAAACCCGCGCTTCTCAGGCTTGCTCTTGATGATGTG CTTGATTCTCTAAAGCCTAAGGAGAGCTTGGTGGTCAGACAGAGGTATGGACTAGACGGTAAAGGCGATAGAACACTCGGTGAAATCGCTGGAAACTTGAACATTTCAAGAGAAATGGTTAGGAAGCATGAAGTGAAGGCTCTCATGAAGCTCAAGCATCCAGCTAGAGTTGATTATCTGCGCCGATACATGGTCTAA
- the LOC133778925 gene encoding uncharacterized protein LOC133778925 — translation MEKHVVGDARCQRCGRVCMERYYKRIDPNLSHPPAPKVDIDCSTKSHCSTKRHCISIDMSDLPTDPGLRIPISDYSLNIQDQIRRHYLQQGPCQPKNHKFLPKLFGGVERRFNIEWYDQCPTWLEYSIDKNSAFCLYCYLFKQNNGKQGGGEIFVSKGFSNWKKTETFANHVGKHDSSHYECYKKCEALMNEKQQIQHIFVKKNYKDRKSYRVRLTASVDSIRFLLRQGLAFRGHDESEDSNNQGNFLELLNFLADHNEEVRAVALKNAPENLRLTSPRIQKDIVNACAIETIDVIIKDMGDVVFSILVDESRDVSIKEQMVVMFRYVDKRGYVIERFIGIEHVPNTTTISLKIAIDKLFSKHGLSISRLRGQGYDGASNMSGEFNGLKSIIMKENECAFFVHCFAHQLQLALMGVAKKHDLIGTFLTVVSNVVNIVGASSKRRDILREKKLRSH, via the exons ATGGAGAAGCACGTCGTCGGAGATGCACGTTGCCAGAGATGTGGAAGAGTAT GTATGGAAAGATATTATAAAAGAATTGATCCAAATTTATCACATCCTCCGGCACCGAAAGTAGATATTGATTGCAGTACAAAAAGCCATTGCAGTACAAAGAGACATTGCATCTCAATTGATATGAGTGATCTTCCTACTGATCCTGGACTGCGAATTCCAATTTCAGATTATAGCCTGAATATTCAAGATCAAATTCGAAGACATTATTTGCAGCAAGGGCCTTGTCAACCAAAAAATCATAAATTTCTTCCGAAACTTTTTGGAGGCGTGGAGCGTCGGTTCAACATTGAATGGTATGATCAATGTCCTACTTGGTTAGAGTATAGCATCGATAAAAATTCCGCATTTTGTCTATATTGTTATCTTTTTAAGCAAAATAATGGAAAACAAGGTGGTGGTGAGATATTTGTTAGTAAGGGTTTTTCAAATTGGAAGAAAACAGAAACATTTGCAAATCATGTTGGAAAACATGATAGTTCTCATTACGAATGTTACAAGAAATGTGAAGCCTTGATGAATGAAAAACAACAAATTCAACACATTTTTGTCAAGAAAAACTACAAAGATCGAAAAAGTTACCGTGTTCGATTAACTGCATCAGTTGACAGTATTCGATTTCTTCTACGACAAGGTCTTGCATTTCGTGGTCATGATGAGTCTGAAGATTCTAATAATCAAGGTAACTTTCTTGAACTTCTAAATTTTTTGGCTGATCATAATGAGGAAGTTAGAGCTGTTGCTTTGAAAAATGCTCCTGAAAACCTTAGATTGACTTCCCCAAGGATTCAGAAAGACATTGTAAATGCATGTGCTATTGAAACAATTGATGTTATTATTAAAGACATGGGAgatgttgtattttctattttagtTGATGAATCTCGTGATGTATCTATAAAGGAGCAAATGGTTGTAATGTTTCGTTATGTGGACAAGAGAGGGTATGTGATTGAACGATTCATAGGCATTGAACATGTTCCAAATACAACAACAATCTCACTAAAAATAGCAATTGATAAGCTATTTTCAAAGCATGGGTTGAGCATATCTAGACTACGAGGTCAGGGATATGATGGAGCTAGTAACATGAGTGGAGAATTCAATGGTTTGAAGAGTATTATCATGAAGGAGAATGAATGTGCTTTTTTTGTTCACTGTTTTGCTCATCAGCTTCAATTAGCACTCATGGGTGTAGCcaaaaaacatgatttaatag gtaCTTTTCTCACTGTGGTATCCAATGTGGTGAATATTGTTGGAGCATCATCTAAGCGTCGTGACATTCTTCGAGAAAAAAAGCTCAGAAGTCATTGA
- the LOC133778924 gene encoding uncharacterized protein LOC133778924 translates to MFSSILDVLEEITNDSLNSDQKYEASIMLQVVQSYDFVFSLHLVKNILGITNELSQVLQKGDQDIVNAMDLVKVCKEQLQIMRDNGWDSLVEEVSKFCVEFNIDVLNMDGMYCAHGKSRRRAPKLTNFHYFRIDFFNSVIDLQLQELNSRFNEANTELLLCVACLSPNNSFDAFDKEKLIRLAQLYPHDFSTVDLRVLEFQLQTYIDDLRSHTEFSELKGIADLSKRLVETNKHEVYPLVYLLIKLALTLPVATASVERAFSAMNIVKNQMRNKMGDEWLNDSLTVYLEKDIFNTIDNGTIIHRFQNMKTCRGQR, encoded by the coding sequence ATGTTTTCATCTATCCTTGATGTACTTGAGGAAATTACAAATGATAGTTTGAATAGTGACCAAAAATACGAAGCATCTATTATGTTACAAGTGGTGCAATCATATGACTTTGTGTTTAGTTTGCATTTGGTAAAAAATATACTTGGAATCACAAATGAGTTGTCGCAAGTCTTACAAAAAGGTGATCAAGATATTGTGAATGCCATGGATTTAGTTAAAGTATGCAAGGAGCAATTACAAATAATGAGAGATAATGGATGGGATTCCTTAGTAGAAGAAGTTTCTAAGTTTTGTGTGGAATTCAATATCGATGTTCTAAATATGGATGGAATGTATTGTGCTCACGGAAAATCACGACGTAGAGCTCCGAAGCTTACAAATTTTCACTATTTTCGTATTGATTTTTTCAACAGTGTGATAGATTTACAACTACAAGAGCTAAATAGTCGTTTTAATGAGGCTAACACTGAGTTGCTACTTTGTGTAGCATGTTTGTCTCCAAATAATTCTTTTGATGCTTTTGACAAGGAAAAGCTAATTCGTCTTGCTCAGCTCTATCCTCATGATTTTTCTACAGTGGATTTGAGGGTACTTGAATTTCAACTTCAAACTTATATTGATGATCTGCGTTCACATACTGAATTTTCAGAATTGAAAGGAATTGCTGACCTTTCAAAAAGATTAGTGGAGACAAATAAACATGAGGTATATCCATTGGTATATTTGCTTATTAAATTGGCATTAACACTCCCAGTTGCAACAGCTTCAGTAGAAAGGGCATTTTCAGCTATGAACATTGTGAAAAATCAAATGCGCAACAAAATGGGAGATGAATGGTTGAATGATAGCTTGACTGTGTATCTTGAAAAAGATATATTCAATACTATTGACAATGGGACTATTATTCATCGTTTTCAAAACATGAAAACTTGTCGAGGACAACGTTAA